A portion of the Burkholderia pseudomultivorans genome contains these proteins:
- a CDS encoding transposase codes for MTPYRELTDHEWRSVAPLLPEMQPRTELRGRPLANTRAVLNGVLWVIYSGATWSAMPRRYPSYQTCHRRFKAWHDTGALMRVMRELYGDAGVSLCNAVSARMRKHTQSKAAEARSTVAPGYRTSGASAAYRTNALKHAA; via the coding sequence ATGACACCGTATCGCGAACTGACCGACCACGAGTGGCGCAGCGTTGCGCCGCTCCTGCCGGAGATGCAGCCGCGCACCGAATTGCGCGGCCGGCCGCTGGCCAATACGCGCGCCGTGCTGAATGGCGTGCTGTGGGTGATCTACAGCGGCGCGACGTGGTCGGCGATGCCGCGTCGCTACCCTTCGTACCAGACCTGCCATCGCCGCTTCAAGGCGTGGCACGACACGGGTGCGTTGATGCGCGTGATGCGCGAGCTGTATGGCGATGCCGGCGTGAGTCTGTGCAACGCGGTATCCGCGCGAATGCGCAAGCACACGCAGTCGAAGGCGGCAGAGGCGCGCAGCACGGTGGCGCCCGGCTATCGCACTTCGGGTGCTTCGGCCGCTTATCGCACGAACGCACTGAAGCACGCGGCCTGA
- a CDS encoding DUF2147 domain-containing protein: protein MMKLIRPLRAMAVAGTLLACAAPTFAQADSPVGMWQTIDDNTHQPKALVQISDDGDGSLSGKVVKGLGPNDTPDRRCTACTDERKDQLIKGMTIIKAMKKDGDHWDGGNILDPENGKVYKCKMTLEDGGQKLVVRGYIGVSLLGRSQTWVRQQ from the coding sequence ATGATGAAACTGATCCGCCCGCTGCGCGCAATGGCCGTAGCCGGCACCCTGCTCGCCTGTGCCGCGCCCACCTTCGCGCAAGCCGACAGCCCGGTCGGCATGTGGCAGACCATCGACGACAACACCCATCAACCGAAGGCGCTCGTGCAGATCAGCGACGACGGCGACGGCTCGTTGTCCGGCAAGGTGGTCAAGGGCCTCGGCCCGAACGACACGCCCGATCGCCGCTGCACTGCCTGCACGGACGAGCGCAAGGACCAGCTCATCAAGGGCATGACGATCATCAAGGCGATGAAGAAGGACGGCGACCACTGGGACGGCGGCAACATCCTCGATCCCGAGAACGGCAAGGTCTACAAGTGCAAGATGACGCTGGAAGACGGCGGCCAGAAGCTGGTCGTGCGCGGCTACATCGGCGTCTCGCTGCTGGGCCGCTCGCAGACCTGGGTGCGCCAGCAGTAA
- a CDS encoding ShlB/FhaC/HecB family hemolysin secretion/activation protein: MKSRLDRWMLLLAVAAAGTAHAQTRVAGNPLDSLPQINAPKTGPNVTVQVAPQAPQLQELLSRHLTPTTFQVEGVKSVPFDEISRRFTPLVGKDITIGELIETANGVTKLYQDRGYALSFAFIPAQTFENGVVRVTVVEGYVSDVKVTGKPGAMESKIRAIAAHITADRPLRRATFERYVNTFGLLPGVSVKANVPPPQTTDGATTLELAVDRKPFNISTGIDFNHPGVQGLITATENGLTSFGEQLSISALAPPGRDKQTYVAFSGSVPVGSSGLVTRVDASTYRGKPTDNPGLPSYIQRTVKNEKLGLSASYPLLLNNQRSLLGTVSGYASHNEDNYQNQITGATLDNRSQVRVLQLQLDYTSVQPKQVRKLSVNVAKAFDILGASKSQIGMSNGVATTYADPVSLTFVRTGATFTQTNEWPFRIGTSISLTGQYSPDSLPTSEQISFGSTRYALGYQPGETSGDSGWGMSLEVNRAFSPGWTYLKSVTPYIAYDMARVYLHAGTPLPNRLSSVGLGVRLTDSRYYSLDLSVAKPVGDAPVESASRSPRVNAAFSYQLN; the protein is encoded by the coding sequence ATGAAATCCAGACTCGACAGATGGATGCTGCTGCTCGCCGTCGCGGCAGCAGGCACCGCCCATGCGCAAACGCGCGTCGCGGGCAATCCGCTCGATTCCCTCCCCCAGATCAACGCCCCGAAAACCGGCCCGAACGTGACCGTGCAGGTCGCACCGCAGGCGCCGCAGTTGCAGGAGCTGCTGTCGCGTCACCTGACGCCGACGACGTTTCAGGTCGAAGGCGTGAAGTCGGTGCCGTTCGACGAGATCTCGCGCCGCTTCACGCCGCTCGTCGGCAAGGACATCACGATCGGCGAGCTGATCGAGACCGCCAACGGCGTGACGAAGCTGTACCAGGATCGCGGCTACGCGCTGTCGTTCGCGTTCATTCCCGCGCAGACCTTCGAGAACGGCGTCGTGCGCGTCACGGTCGTCGAAGGCTATGTGTCGGACGTGAAGGTCACCGGCAAGCCCGGCGCGATGGAATCGAAGATTCGCGCGATCGCCGCGCACATCACGGCCGATCGTCCGCTGCGTCGCGCGACGTTCGAACGCTACGTCAATACGTTCGGCCTGCTGCCCGGCGTCAGCGTGAAAGCCAACGTGCCGCCGCCGCAAACGACCGACGGCGCGACGACCCTCGAGCTCGCCGTCGACCGCAAGCCGTTCAACATCAGTACCGGTATCGATTTCAATCACCCGGGCGTCCAGGGCCTCATCACCGCGACCGAAAACGGCCTCACGTCGTTCGGCGAGCAACTGAGCATCTCCGCGCTCGCACCGCCGGGACGCGACAAGCAGACCTACGTCGCGTTCAGCGGCTCGGTGCCCGTCGGCAGCAGCGGCCTCGTCACGCGCGTCGACGCCAGCACGTACCGCGGCAAGCCGACCGACAACCCGGGGCTGCCGTCGTACATCCAGCGTACCGTCAAGAACGAGAAGCTGGGTCTTTCGGCCTCCTATCCGCTGTTGCTGAACAACCAGCGCAGCCTGCTCGGCACGGTGTCCGGCTATGCGTCGCACAACGAGGACAACTACCAGAACCAGATCACCGGCGCCACGCTCGACAACCGGTCGCAGGTGCGCGTGCTGCAACTGCAGCTCGACTACACGAGCGTCCAGCCGAAACAGGTGCGCAAGCTGAGCGTCAACGTCGCCAAGGCGTTCGATATCCTCGGTGCATCGAAATCGCAGATCGGCATGAGCAACGGCGTCGCGACGACGTATGCCGACCCGGTCTCGCTGACCTTCGTGCGCACCGGCGCGACCTTCACGCAGACCAACGAATGGCCGTTCCGGATCGGCACGTCGATCTCGCTCACCGGGCAATACAGCCCCGACTCGCTGCCGACCTCGGAACAGATCTCGTTCGGCTCGACGCGCTATGCGCTCGGCTACCAACCGGGCGAGACCTCGGGCGATTCGGGATGGGGGATGTCGCTGGAGGTCAATCGCGCATTCTCGCCGGGCTGGACTTACCTGAAATCGGTTACGCCGTATATCGCCTACGACATGGCGCGCGTGTACCTGCATGCCGGCACGCCGCTGCCGAACCGACTGTCGTCGGTCGGCCTCGGCGTGCGGCTCACGGACAGCCGTTACTACAGCCTCGACCTGTCCGTCGCGAAGCCGGTCGGCGATGCGCCCGTCGAAAGTGCTTCGCGCAGCCCGCGCGTGAACGCCGCCTTCTCGTATCAGTTGAACTGA
- a CDS encoding collagen-like triple helix repeat-containing protein — protein MSQQRSLTTVALHQWRVPLTAFAAACLLAACGGNGVSSPPTSSTGGNPSTNGTPTTSGTSGTSTGTKGVVSTVGQTATDLGSTVGNISLPGLGDGVTKGVGSTLSSTGTIVGAAADAVSNGLGQIGSTKDPVGTTVAGLGNVVGATSNTVSGLSSTVKALGTGPLAPLAPVTTPVGTVLDTVANGLSAAGTTVGSTLSSGAVQQVTQPLSSAITPLVITAGQVTQQVGTTTGIGQPVSGLLGQIGGAISSAGKQVGSTSNQPLVGDVGQLVTAVGNTVTNAGGLVNPNGPNGAAPIPGLITSLVGGSSATVQNGTSSGSSSTNPLGGLLSGLGSTPLGSLTGALGGAAGSSGSGPLAPVTGLVSTVTGGLGGATGGTAGGANPLAPVTGLLNTVTGAVGSAAGSGGTSNPLAPVTSLVGSVSGSASSGSSTGLLAPVTGLLGTLGSVGK, from the coding sequence ATGTCCCAGCAACGTTCCCTCACGACGGTCGCCCTGCATCAGTGGCGCGTCCCCCTCACCGCGTTCGCCGCGGCCTGCCTGCTGGCTGCCTGCGGCGGCAACGGCGTGAGTTCGCCGCCGACCAGCAGCACCGGCGGCAACCCGAGCACGAACGGTACGCCGACCACGAGCGGCACCAGCGGCACGTCGACCGGCACCAAGGGTGTCGTCAGCACGGTCGGCCAGACCGCCACCGACCTTGGCAGCACGGTCGGCAACATCAGCCTGCCCGGTCTCGGCGACGGCGTGACCAAGGGTGTCGGCAGCACGCTGTCGAGCACCGGCACGATCGTCGGCGCCGCCGCCGATGCCGTGAGCAACGGCCTCGGACAGATCGGCTCCACGAAAGACCCGGTCGGCACGACGGTCGCCGGTCTCGGCAACGTCGTCGGCGCGACGAGCAACACGGTGTCGGGCCTCAGCTCGACGGTCAAGGCGCTCGGCACGGGTCCGCTCGCGCCGCTCGCACCGGTCACGACGCCGGTCGGCACCGTGCTCGACACGGTCGCCAACGGGCTCAGCGCCGCAGGCACGACGGTCGGCTCGACGCTGTCGTCGGGCGCCGTGCAGCAGGTCACGCAGCCGCTCAGCTCGGCGATCACGCCGCTGGTGATCACCGCCGGCCAGGTCACGCAGCAGGTCGGCACGACGACCGGCATCGGCCAGCCCGTCTCGGGCCTGCTCGGCCAGATCGGCGGCGCGATCAGCTCGGCCGGCAAGCAGGTCGGCAGCACGTCGAATCAACCGCTCGTCGGCGATGTCGGCCAGCTCGTCACCGCGGTCGGCAACACGGTCACCAACGCGGGCGGCCTCGTCAACCCGAACGGCCCGAACGGCGCAGCGCCGATCCCCGGGCTGATCACCAGCCTCGTCGGTGGCTCGTCGGCGACGGTCCAGAACGGCACGTCGTCGGGCTCCAGCTCGACCAATCCGCTCGGCGGCCTGCTGTCCGGCCTCGGCTCGACACCGCTCGGCTCGCTCACGGGTGCGCTCGGCGGCGCAGCAGGCAGCTCGGGCAGCGGCCCGCTCGCCCCGGTCACCGGCCTCGTGTCGACCGTCACCGGCGGGCTCGGCGGCGCAACGGGTGGCACAGCAGGCGGTGCAAATCCGCTCGCGCCCGTCACCGGTTTGCTGAATACTGTCACCGGAGCGGTCGGCAGCGCAGCAGGTTCCGGGGGTACGTCGAACCCGCTCGCGCCGGTCACGTCGCTGGTCGGCAGCGTATCGGGCTCGGCATCGTCCGGCAGCTCGACGGGCCTGCTGGCGCCGGTCACGGGGTTGCTGGGCACGCTGGGTAGCGTTGGCAAGTAA
- a CDS encoding collagen-like triple helix repeat-containing protein has product MDILVIPHGTLRTTLIAATVAAMLSLSACGGSGSVSKGLGGGSSSGGGDISTTGGGTSGGTSGSTSGSTSGSTSGSTSGSTSGSTSGSTSGNTSGTTSGTSGTSGVSSNAVGTVLASSSNIVTGAGSTVSGLGSVIANQSLPGVSPATAQAAGGVVQSVGGAVTALGNGLGNGLGQLGATKDPVGVTVASTGGVVNQLGGAVTQTGALVSSLGSGPLSPLAPVTGAVGGLVSTVGNAVSNGGNTLSNVLSTGPIQQVTQTVSSAITPITTMVGQTTQTVGTVTGLGAPVNTLLGTVGNGLNQAGALLASTGGNPVTTGLGNTVSATGNTVKAVGGLLTGGTGGVTNPLAPITGLLGSIGGAAGGTSGGPLAPVTGLLGTVTGSLGGVAGGTGGGPLAPVTGLVSTVTGALGGAAGGSGGPLAPVTGLLGTVTGALGGATGGTGSPLAPVTGLVSTVTGALGGAAGGTGGGPLAPVTGLLGTVTGALGGATGGTSSPLAPVTNVVSTVTGTVGSATAGAPALTGGTGAVTNSGSSSNLLSPVTSLIGGLLGGTHGK; this is encoded by the coding sequence ATGGACATTCTGGTTATCCCTCATGGCACGCTCCGGACGACTTTGATCGCGGCCACCGTGGCAGCCATGCTTTCCCTCTCCGCGTGCGGCGGTTCCGGTTCGGTCAGCAAGGGCCTCGGCGGCGGCTCGAGCTCGGGTGGCGGCGACATCTCCACGACGGGCGGCGGCACGTCCGGCGGCACGTCGGGTTCGACGTCCGGCAGCACCAGCGGCTCGACCAGCGGCAGCACGAGCGGTTCGACGAGCGGTAGCACCAGCGGCTCGACGAGCGGGAACACGAGCGGAACGACCAGCGGCACGAGCGGCACCTCCGGTGTGTCGTCGAACGCAGTGGGAACAGTCCTCGCAAGCAGCAGCAATATCGTCACCGGCGCCGGCTCGACCGTGTCCGGTCTCGGCTCCGTCATCGCCAACCAGTCGCTGCCCGGCGTCAGCCCCGCCACGGCGCAAGCCGCAGGCGGCGTCGTACAAAGCGTCGGCGGCGCGGTTACCGCGCTCGGCAACGGGCTCGGCAACGGCCTCGGCCAGCTCGGCGCCACCAAGGATCCGGTCGGCGTGACCGTCGCCAGCACGGGCGGCGTAGTCAATCAACTCGGCGGCGCGGTCACGCAGACCGGCGCGCTGGTATCGAGCCTCGGCAGCGGCCCGCTGTCGCCGCTCGCGCCTGTCACGGGCGCCGTCGGCGGCCTCGTGTCGACGGTCGGCAACGCCGTGTCGAACGGCGGCAACACGCTCAGCAACGTCCTGTCGACGGGCCCGATCCAGCAGGTCACGCAGACGGTCAGCTCGGCCATCACGCCGATCACGACGATGGTCGGCCAGACGACGCAGACGGTCGGCACGGTCACCGGCCTCGGCGCGCCGGTCAACACGCTGCTGGGTACGGTCGGCAATGGCCTGAACCAGGCCGGCGCGCTGCTCGCGTCGACCGGCGGCAACCCCGTCACGACCGGTCTTGGCAACACCGTCTCGGCAACGGGCAATACCGTGAAGGCGGTCGGCGGCCTGCTCACGGGCGGCACCGGCGGCGTCACCAACCCGCTCGCGCCGATTACCGGCCTGCTCGGCTCGATCGGTGGCGCAGCGGGCGGTACCAGCGGCGGCCCGCTGGCTCCCGTCACCGGCCTGCTCGGCACCGTCACCGGCTCGCTCGGCGGCGTCGCGGGCGGCACCGGCGGTGGCCCGCTGGCTCCGGTCACCGGCCTCGTTTCCACCGTCACCGGCGCACTCGGCGGCGCAGCGGGCGGCAGTGGCGGCCCGCTGGCGCCGGTCACCGGCCTGCTCGGCACTGTCACCGGCGCACTCGGCGGTGCAACGGGCGGCACCGGCAGCCCGCTCGCCCCTGTCACGGGCCTCGTTTCCACCGTCACCGGTGCACTGGGCGGCGCAGCGGGCGGCACCGGCGGCGGCCCGCTGGCGCCTGTCACCGGCCTGCTCGGCACTGTCACCGGCGCACTCGGCGGTGCAACGGGCGGCACCAGCAGCCCGCTCGCGCCTGTCACGAACGTCGTCTCGACGGTCACTGGCACGGTCGGCAGCGCGACGGCCGGCGCACCGGCGCTCACCGGCGGCACGGGCGCGGTCACCAACTCGGGCTCGTCGTCGAATCTGCTCTCGCCCGTCACGTCGCTGATCGGCGGCCTGCTCGGCGGCACGCACGGCAAGTAA
- a CDS encoding Flp family type IVb pilin has product MKAIIKRFLKEEDGVTAIEYGLIAGLVAIALIAGLSNLSGGLNGLFNQVAAQVCSGTSCTNTNK; this is encoded by the coding sequence ATGAAAGCAATTATCAAGCGCTTCCTGAAGGAAGAAGACGGGGTAACCGCGATCGAGTATGGGTTGATTGCGGGGTTGGTCGCAATCGCTCTGATTGCGGGGTTGAGTAACCTCAGTGGTGGTTTAAACGGCCTGTTCAATCAAGTTGCTGCCCAAGTGTGTAGCGGCACTAGCTGCACTAATACAAATAAATAA
- a CDS encoding A24 family peptidase yields MQRLFFAGIFLVWASFVGICDVRFRRIQNPLVFAGLIGAFVCGAVNENPFGTSITQALIGASVGLIGFSPFFVLRLMGAADVKVFAVLGAWCGGQALLWFWVVASIAAGLHALWLMFMSRTSIVALCRRGTPAMALGGRRATPYGAFLVLPAAVWLLHLMFARGV; encoded by the coding sequence GTGCAGCGTCTATTTTTCGCCGGAATTTTTCTGGTGTGGGCTTCGTTCGTCGGGATCTGTGACGTTCGTTTCCGGCGCATTCAGAATCCGCTTGTGTTCGCGGGATTGATTGGCGCGTTCGTATGCGGAGCCGTGAATGAAAATCCTTTCGGAACGTCCATAACTCAGGCGTTGATCGGCGCATCCGTAGGCTTGATCGGCTTTTCCCCTTTCTTCGTCTTGCGTCTAATGGGCGCGGCCGATGTCAAGGTATTTGCCGTGCTCGGCGCATGGTGTGGCGGGCAAGCATTGTTATGGTTCTGGGTTGTTGCGAGCATTGCCGCGGGGTTGCACGCACTTTGGCTGATGTTTATGTCGCGTACATCGATTGTCGCGCTTTGCAGGCGCGGCACGCCGGCGATGGCGCTCGGTGGTCGTCGGGCTACGCCATATGGCGCGTTTCTCGTGCTGCCTGCTGCCGTCTGGCTTCTGCATCTTATGTTTGCGAGGGGAGTGTAA
- a CDS encoding TadE/TadG family type IV pilus assembly protein, producing MARWQKTGQSCKWRRQRGVAAIEFAFVFPLFFLIFYAIVTFGMIFLIKQNLTFAASEGARAALNYTSSPCDRLKAAATTACTAINGGNTPWGKFATVATQVAGGSTPAANCGSSFTPSSPSSCTAAFTSSSASPFNVVVTMTYSYADKPVIPWLFIFSAPQLQSSATVQISPNML from the coding sequence ATGGCTCGATGGCAGAAAACCGGCCAATCGTGCAAATGGCGACGGCAGCGAGGGGTAGCGGCGATCGAGTTCGCATTCGTGTTCCCGCTGTTCTTCCTGATTTTTTACGCGATTGTCACGTTCGGGATGATTTTTCTAATCAAACAGAACCTGACATTCGCCGCGTCCGAAGGAGCGCGCGCCGCGTTGAATTACACGTCGTCGCCGTGCGACCGGTTGAAGGCCGCAGCTACGACCGCATGCACGGCGATCAACGGTGGCAACACGCCGTGGGGAAAGTTCGCGACAGTTGCGACCCAGGTAGCCGGCGGATCGACACCGGCCGCGAATTGTGGCTCGTCGTTCACCCCGTCATCACCGAGTTCCTGCACCGCAGCGTTCACGTCGTCTTCCGCATCCCCGTTCAACGTGGTCGTGACGATGACGTACTCGTACGCGGACAAACCGGTGATCCCGTGGCTATTCATCTTTTCGGCGCCTCAATTGCAAAGCAGTGCGACGGTGCAGATTTCACCGAACATGCTTTGA
- the cpaB gene encoding Flp pilus assembly protein CpaB gives MANNLTKIVAGLLIAIAILLGIYAWMLGRNTPQSAPAPQAVAVNPVPVVIATRTLPVGQPIAADALKIQPIAPAPAGAYTDPAALVGRVPARDIPASAPVVSDALVSGLAEDVQPGERAIAVRVDETNAVGNRLRPGNFVDVFLNLKREGNSMLDGEVSQTQARLLMSRVRVLSFGDATPDRDSGNNTNGSNGQPSGVRIAVLAVPTAQVDALTLGESSGRLTLALRNPRDDELAVQTVAVRTDNKLSPSALAAAGVSLQQLSGTPKSAVSNMNVPPLPARLPPAVRTVGGSGSGNSIEVIRGGRSETVAY, from the coding sequence ATGGCCAACAATCTGACAAAAATCGTCGCGGGGTTATTGATTGCGATCGCTATTCTGCTCGGAATCTATGCGTGGATGCTGGGACGTAACACGCCACAGTCCGCGCCGGCACCGCAGGCCGTTGCCGTAAACCCGGTGCCTGTCGTGATCGCCACGCGTACGCTGCCAGTGGGCCAACCGATCGCCGCCGACGCATTGAAGATCCAACCGATCGCCCCGGCGCCGGCGGGCGCGTATACAGACCCAGCCGCACTGGTTGGCCGGGTTCCCGCGAGAGATATCCCAGCATCGGCGCCGGTCGTCTCCGACGCGTTGGTGTCTGGGCTTGCCGAGGACGTTCAACCCGGCGAACGTGCGATCGCAGTTCGCGTCGACGAAACCAACGCTGTCGGCAACCGATTGCGGCCCGGCAACTTCGTGGACGTGTTTCTGAACCTGAAGCGCGAAGGTAACTCGATGCTCGACGGCGAAGTCTCGCAGACCCAAGCGCGGCTCCTGATGTCGAGGGTCCGTGTGTTGTCGTTCGGCGATGCGACGCCGGATCGCGACAGCGGCAACAACACGAACGGCAGTAACGGTCAGCCCAGCGGCGTGCGTATCGCGGTGCTCGCGGTGCCGACTGCACAGGTCGATGCGCTGACGCTCGGCGAGTCGAGCGGTCGCCTGACGCTTGCGCTGCGTAATCCGCGCGATGACGAACTTGCGGTGCAGACGGTCGCGGTACGCACGGACAACAAGCTGTCGCCGTCGGCGCTTGCCGCGGCCGGGGTGTCGCTGCAACAACTGTCCGGCACGCCGAAAAGCGCCGTGTCCAACATGAATGTGCCGCCGTTGCCGGCGCGTCTGCCGCCGGCGGTGCGGACCGTAGGGGGGAGCGGTAGCGGCAACAGCATCGAAGTGATCCGCGGCGGCCGGTCGGAAACGGTTGCGTACTGA
- a CDS encoding type II and III secretion system protein family protein: MKNTLIAFAIAICTMTFASLASASGTIELAVGAQRQISAGRSLQRVAVGDPAIADVLIMKGSRSGSVLLTAKAPGATNVMLWERGRDEPTVWSVEVVDAAAHAVLDDSTPRVNAYGGTAVLRGTSASLDAHERAVAVGKNMAGKGAVIDRSTLAGKNVVQVDVRVVEFSRSVLKQVGFNFFKQSNGFSFGSFSPGGVQSYGGGSGPGTAGYIPTLGSPVASAFNLVVNAAGHGIFGDLSLLEANNLARVLAEPTLVALSGQSASFLAGGEIPFPSPQGLGSTAIQWKQYGIGLSLTPTVLSPQRIALKVAPESSQLDYVNSVTISGVSVPGITTRRADTTVELGDGESFVIGGLIDRQTMSNVSKVPLLGDLPIIGTFFKNLNYQQNDKELLIIVTPHLVAPIAKGAALPATPGELSEQRDGPVWRSYLGGVASPDAAPGFSK; the protein is encoded by the coding sequence ATGAAAAACACACTGATTGCATTTGCGATAGCTATCTGCACCATGACCTTCGCATCGCTCGCGAGCGCGAGCGGCACGATCGAACTCGCGGTCGGCGCGCAGCGGCAGATTTCGGCCGGCCGTTCGCTGCAGCGGGTTGCGGTCGGCGACCCGGCGATCGCCGATGTACTGATCATGAAGGGCAGTCGTTCCGGCTCGGTGCTGCTGACCGCCAAAGCGCCCGGTGCGACGAACGTGATGTTGTGGGAGCGTGGCCGCGACGAGCCGACGGTCTGGAGCGTCGAGGTCGTGGACGCGGCCGCGCACGCGGTGCTCGACGATTCCACGCCGCGCGTGAATGCGTACGGAGGAACGGCGGTGCTGCGGGGAACGTCGGCATCGCTCGATGCCCACGAGCGTGCAGTAGCAGTTGGCAAGAACATGGCAGGAAAAGGCGCAGTGATCGACCGCTCCACACTAGCTGGCAAGAACGTCGTGCAAGTCGACGTCCGCGTCGTCGAATTCAGCCGTTCGGTGCTCAAGCAGGTCGGCTTCAATTTCTTTAAACAAAGCAATGGATTCTCGTTCGGTTCTTTTTCGCCGGGCGGCGTGCAGTCGTATGGCGGCGGATCCGGTCCGGGTACAGCGGGGTACATTCCGACGCTCGGCTCGCCTGTTGCGTCCGCGTTCAACCTCGTCGTGAACGCGGCGGGGCACGGCATCTTTGGTGATCTGTCGTTGCTCGAAGCGAACAATCTCGCGCGCGTGCTGGCCGAGCCGACGCTCGTTGCACTGTCTGGTCAAAGCGCAAGCTTCCTCGCAGGCGGCGAAATTCCGTTTCCGTCGCCCCAGGGGCTTGGCTCGACCGCGATCCAGTGGAAGCAATACGGTATCGGGCTCTCGCTGACGCCGACGGTGCTGAGCCCGCAGCGGATTGCGCTGAAGGTCGCGCCGGAATCGAGCCAGCTCGATTACGTGAACAGTGTGACGATCAGCGGCGTTTCGGTGCCCGGGATCACGACCCGCCGCGCCGATACGACGGTCGAGCTCGGCGACGGCGAGAGCTTCGTGATTGGTGGGCTGATCGACCGCCAGACGATGTCGAACGTCAGCAAGGTACCGCTGCTCGGCGACCTGCCGATCATCGGCACGTTCTTCAAGAATCTGAACTACCAGCAGAACGACAAGGAATTGCTGATCATCGTGACGCCGCATCTTGTGGCACCGATCGCGAAGGGCGCGGCATTGCCGGCAACGCCTGGCGAACTGTCGGAGCAGCGTGACGGGCCGGTCTGGCGATCGTATCTGGGTGGTGTGGCGTCGCCCGACGCCGCGCCGGGATTTTCGAAATGA
- a CDS encoding pilus assembly protein: protein MNARTQSLCEPAVTDYFVCASSKEAHVRWLADTLVSAGAVEAASLEPGVLAQRITGINPALVFIDFSEGSEAASVAAAMVRAAHPGLPIVALGSLAQPESTLAALRAGVRDFIDVSAPAEEALRTTRGLLANVGEPASRHGKVVALLGARAGMGVSTLAANLAVWLQKRALGPGAAAADGGSVPAGRQTALVDLGLPAGDATLFLNTRCEFHFVDAVQNLRRIDRTFVNTALTRHQSGVALTTLPPDLGGLREVSYASCIGLLNRFRAFFDQQVVDLGGFSNREFVTQIAASADEAWLVCDQGVASIVSAADLVTGLRDAGIDTDRVKLVVNQYDADLNLMPGQIAERLGLSLVGTLPARRVAIGQAANQGRLIIDVAERDPYVRALESLATRLPGVSGMAGTSRVAPGLSALKRFIQPSSKRS from the coding sequence ATGAATGCACGAACCCAATCATTGTGTGAACCCGCCGTGACCGACTATTTCGTTTGCGCGTCGTCGAAGGAGGCGCACGTCCGTTGGCTCGCCGATACGCTCGTGTCGGCCGGTGCGGTCGAGGCTGCCTCGCTCGAACCGGGCGTGCTCGCCCAGCGCATCACGGGCATCAATCCGGCGCTGGTGTTCATCGATTTCTCGGAAGGCAGCGAAGCGGCGAGCGTGGCCGCCGCCATGGTGCGTGCCGCCCATCCGGGGCTGCCGATCGTTGCGCTCGGCTCGCTCGCACAGCCGGAGAGCACGCTTGCCGCGCTGCGCGCCGGCGTGCGCGATTTCATCGATGTGTCGGCGCCGGCCGAAGAAGCGCTACGGACGACACGCGGCTTGCTCGCGAACGTCGGCGAGCCGGCCAGTCGACATGGCAAGGTCGTTGCGTTGCTCGGTGCGCGCGCCGGGATGGGCGTGAGCACACTCGCGGCGAATCTCGCGGTCTGGCTGCAGAAGCGTGCGCTCGGCCCGGGCGCGGCCGCTGCGGACGGCGGCAGCGTGCCGGCGGGGCGCCAGACCGCGCTCGTCGATCTGGGGCTGCCTGCCGGCGATGCCACGCTGTTCCTGAATACGCGCTGCGAATTCCATTTCGTCGACGCAGTTCAAAATCTGCGCCGCATCGATCGCACGTTCGTGAATACCGCACTGACCCGACACCAGAGCGGCGTCGCGTTGACGACGCTGCCACCCGATCTCGGCGGCTTGCGCGAGGTGTCGTATGCATCGTGTATCGGTCTGCTGAACCGGTTTCGCGCGTTCTTCGACCAGCAGGTCGTCGACCTCGGCGGGTTTTCGAACCGCGAGTTCGTGACGCAGATTGCCGCTTCTGCCGACGAAGCGTGGCTCGTCTGCGATCAGGGTGTCGCGTCGATCGTATCCGCGGCCGACCTGGTTACCGGGCTGCGCGATGCCGGCATCGACACCGATCGTGTAAAGCTCGTCGTCAACCAGTACGACGCCGATCTCAACCTGATGCCGGGGCAAATCGCCGAGCGTCTCGGGCTGTCGCTGGTCGGTACGCTGCCGGCGCGTCGCGTTGCGATCGGCCAGGCCGCGAATCAGGGGCGGCTGATCATCGATGTGGCGGAACGCGATCCGTACGTGCGGGCGCTCGAGTCGCTCGCCACGCGGTTGCCCGGTGTGTCGGGCATGGCGGGCACGTCGCGCGTCGCCCCGGGTCTGTCCGCACTGAAACGTTTCATTCAACCTTCGTCCAAGCGGTCGTAA